A DNA window from Cydia splendana chromosome 24, ilCydSple1.2, whole genome shotgun sequence contains the following coding sequences:
- the LOC134802239 gene encoding acidic leucine-rich nuclear phosphoprotein 32 family member B-like, with protein sequence MCRIGPYSNMEFILLLSILSLSLALPSQVSDPPPRPNCIKMSPEKEQQIDQIVEKLGQFLNKLTIEHEHFDIRLLKLSIEQHTEDEDEKETVLQLSVNDCQLSDDDLEEIDHHREKAKLEREKAEKEKARKEKEAELKKEYDTSEKQDHNLKEEQDNDKKSNNNNKQDQISSEKIEQENNKNSQAHKATETNTEEGEHKDDNLKNNGIVKQENQEHDKLKNKDREVKNNGQVEKQLINNDKEVRPEVIYLDLDDNGQKIVEVLDKKERDPIIVYVQKHNSGQNNIDKEVQPHVMYLDLDDNGQKIVEALDRKKKDPIIVYVQKRNSGQSDHWFLKSR encoded by the exons ATGTGTCGCATCGGTCCATATTCCAACATGGAGTTTATACTGTTATTATCT aTCCTGAGTTTATCTCTGGCGCTACCTAGTCAag TTTCAGATCCACCACCACGACCCAACTGTATCAAAATGTCACCAGAGAAAGAGCAACAAATCGATCAGATAGTCGAGAAACTGGGGCAATTCCTCAACAAACTCACCATAGAGCACGAACACTTCGACATCCGTCTCCTCAAGCTATCCATAGAGCAGCATACCGAGGACGAGGACGAGAAAGAGACAGTGCTACAGCTCTCTGTCAACGACTGTCAACTGTCAGACGACGATTTAGAAGAGATTGATCATCACAGAGAAAAGGCGAAGCTAGAGAGAGAAAAAGCTGAAAAAGAAAAAGCTAGGAAAGAAAAAGAAGCAGAGTTGAAAAAGGAATATGATACAAGTGAGAAACAAGATCATAATTTGAAAGAAGAACAGGATAATGAtaaaaaatctaataataataacaaacaaGACCAAATTTCGAGTGAAAAAATAGAAcaagaaaacaataaaaactcGCAAGCTCATAAAGCTACAGAAACAAATACAGAAGAAGGAGAACATAAAGACGATAATTTAAAGAATAACGGTATAGTAAAACAAGAAAATCAGGAACATGATAAATTAAAGAATAAAGACAGGGaagtaaaaaataatggacaAGTAGAAAagcaattaattaataatgataaagAAGTACGGCCTGAggttatatatttagatttggACGATAATGGACAGAAAATTGTGGAAGTTTTGGACAAAAAGGAAAGGGATCCGATAATAGTTTACGTACAGAAGCATAACTCAGGACAAAATAATATTGATAAAGAAGTACAACCTCATGTTATGTATTTAGATTTGGACGATAATGGACAGAAGATTGTGGAAGCTTTGGACAGAAAGAAAAAGGATCCAATAATCGTTTACGTACAGAAGCGTAACTCAGGACAATCCGATCACTGGTTTCTTAAAAGCAGATAG